Part of the Vicia villosa cultivar HV-30 ecotype Madison, WI unplaced genomic scaffold, Vvil1.0 ctg.001544F_1_1, whole genome shotgun sequence genome is shown below.
CATGCTGAGAAGACTTGGCTATGAAGCGAGATAGTGATGTCAGCATACCGTTTAAGGATTTGATAGATTTCTTTGAGTTCGGCGTGGGAAACTTGGAAAAGGCCCTGCACTTGTCGAGGTTGGCCTCAATTCCATGCTCGGTGTAGTCAGTACAGATTCGCCACTTTCTATTATTCTTTTTAACTAATATCTTTCCATTATTCTTTTTAACTAATACAACATTGGACACCTAAGTGGTGTACTTGGCCTCCGATATAAAATtttcctctaggaggtcttttacagttACTTCGGCCGCAACCGTCTTCTCTGGGGACTGTTTCCTCCTCCGTTGGGTAACAACTTTGCAGGCGGGATCTATAGTCAAATAATGgtaggcgacctcagggtcgagacTGGACATCTTTGTTGCACTCCAAGCGAACATGTCAGCATTTTCCTAGAGACATGCCTTTAGCTGTTTCCTCTTCAGGTCAGGGAGGTTGGCTCCAATCTTTACTCCACTGTTTGGATAATCACTAAGGGGGATGAGCTCAAAATCTCCATCAGGAATAGGGCGCAAGGGGTCCTCAACGGTTGCTGATGAGGAACTCCTTGCCTCGAACCGGTCTTCAGCTTCTTTGCAGAAGCGATTGTCTAAGTCGACGGTGTTGACATGCGGCAACGACTTCTGGGTCTCAAAATTGGCGGGCAGTGTTAACTTGGAATCCGGATGAGGTGATACCTTAATGGAGTTGAGGCCCTTAGATGCTTCCTAAAAGCATCTCCGGGCAGCCTCGATATCTCTGTGCAAGGTAGCTACCTGTCCTTTCGTAGTGTAGTACTCCATTTTGAGATGGGCAATTAAGGGTACCGCTATTAGTTCGAGAAGACTGGGACGTCCGAAGATGCGCTGATAGATCGATGGGTGGTCGACAACCAAGAATTAGACTTTTATGGCCCTAACCGTCTCAGTTGTTCCAAATTATACGATCATTTCCATGAACCCCCAAGGCTTGGTCACAACACCATTGAATTCTTGTAGATCATAGCCTACGTATGGAGTAAGATGGATCTCGTCCAACTGCAGGGTGGCGAACAGTTGTGAGTACATAATATCTATCGAGCTGCCCTAATCGACCAAGATGCGACAAACGTCAAAGTTTGTCATCCTGGCCCTGATGAGCAAGGGAATGGTAGCGTTGGGAGATCCCCAGAGGACTTCCTCCTTGTAGAAGGAAATCGGGGTTGAACTTCCCCAAGCCTGGTCCAACGTAGCAATTTTTCCCGAGCTCGCTTAGGTGGGCTCCTCGAATTTACGTTTTACCGAGCTGACCGTCAATTTGTTGAATTCTCCGCCAGAGATAACCATTGCGGACAGAAATGACTCCCAAGGCCTGTGGGATGAGAAATATGTAGGAACATCCGCCCAGTCGGGGATGTTGAAATCCTCCGGTCGTGTAATACTCATGGTGACCTGAAGAGCAAGAGCATCGTCGAACGAGGGTTTCTCCTCAGCGATAGTCTTTGTTTCTTGGGGAGCTTCTTTCTTATTGGCTTACTGCTTGAGGTGCCCCTCCCGAATGAGTATCTCGATCCCATATTTTAGATGGATGTAGTCCTCCGTGTTATGCTCGTGGCTCTTGTGGAACCTGCAATACTTGGATTTGTCGACATTGGTTCGAGCAGGCAGTTGCTTAGGGAAGCGTACCTCGGTTGTCTTAAATTCTGAAATGACGTACTCCGTTAGAATGCGACCGCGGGAGGCATTTAGCAGGGTGTAGACGTGGAACTTTCCTAGAGGACCTTTATAGTCCTGGGCAACACGGGATCTGTCCTCCCTCTTCATCTCAAATCTTCGGCGATATCCCTCTTCTTGCTTCGCGTTCTTGGCATTCTTTTGATGCCTAGAGTCTCGAGTTGTGTGAGCAGCTTCTTTTTCTTCATACTGAATATAAGCTTGAGCCTTAGGGAGGAAAGCGTCGAGCGTGGCGGGCGTCTCTATGCCCACAGCCTTAGCAAAGTCAGAACAAGGACGGAGACCTTGCTCTAGCAAGTATTTCATCATATCATACGAGGTGGACACATGCACAACCTCTTTGTTGAATCTTTCAATATAGGCCCTGAGCGACTCGTCCTTGCCTCGGATGATGGCCTCCAAGGTGGCTTTAGAATTGGGGTGTCAGCGTGAGGCAGTAAAATGTCGTGGAAAAAGTCGGCCCAGACCCTTCTAGGAAGTGATAGACTCATCTGGTAGGCTCTTGTATCAAACTATTGCTCCTTTGCGAAGTGTCGTCAGGAACACCATGCACTTGACCGCTCCCTAGACTCCATTGTAGTCAAGGAGAGCGTTAATATTTTCAATATGCTCGTCTGGGTCCGTCATTCCATCATAGGTACCCAAAATATGAGGTTTCTCCATCCCGATGGGCAGGGGTGTCTCCATAATAGATTTGGACAGGGGGGCGCGACGTTCCTCTTCCTCGTAACTCCAAATAGGTGACAGGGAAGGAGTGTAGCTATACCTTCTATGCCGAGGACGGTATGTTGGTCGAGGGGAAGGCGTTCTAGCGCGCCCCTTTGGTCGGGGTGATGGAGTGTGCCGGTGAGAACGATGGTTCTCCTTGCTTTTCTTGGCAAGGGTAGATCGAGGTTCACGCCGGGGAGGAGAGTGGTGGCGCTTCCCGGTCGCCAAGGCTTCTGCTCTAATGCcccaattttgttgttttgttgacgAATTAAGGCATCTGGTTCAGAGTTGCGAATATGGCAGTCACGGTCGGATCAGCATTGGGCGGCGCTGCGTCCAAAGGGATGTCGTCGGGGACAAAATCTTGATGGTTCTTGCCGCTGGTAGTCCTATGACGGCAAATGGTGGCGTCACCTATATCATTTGAGGAGGAAGATGCGGTATGAACATCCTGGAGGTGCATGTTGTTACCGTCTAGAGGCGGCGCAATTTGGTCAACATCAGTCTTGTTAATCAGATTTGGGACAGTGTTATGAGTAAAAAGATTCTCGTTGTTGTTGGCCATTGAATAGGGTAATTAAGAAGCTTTGGTTTCTGAGTTCTTTGATGTGAAAGAAACGATCAAGAAGATGAAAGAAATAGAAACGGGGAAGCCGGAGTTCCCACaaacggcgccactgatctttaCAGGTCATAATCGATTGGTCTGCTGCAACGGCGTGATTTTCGGTGATGGTTGAGGAGAaaaaggggttgtacctgcaaggcactccgatgccaaagtaagaacaGGAGCAACTGTACAACAGAAAGTATAAGTTTGAGAGAGAGATGCAATACCTTACCCTCTTGGTGGTGAGGGCTATTTATAATGTTCTCCTTAGTGCGTGGTTATTGGTCACGATGTTTTGGGCTAGGGGTGATTCCAAGGTCCAAAATGTAGGTGACGGTTATATTAGTCCTTGTCCATCCATGCCGAACGAACTAGCTGTTGGCAAGGACGGGAGTATCAACGTGCTCGAATGATCCTTTATTGCGAAATAGTCATCGTTCGCGCGTGCTCGATAGGCGGGCAAGAGGGAAGTCTCTGTTTGCCCGAGTGTATGGGCCAATGCTTATTGAGCCAGATCTACAAATAAAAGTGGATTGGGCCAATTCTAAAGATTGGACTAATCCAAAACAATATGTTATCAGTATTCAAGATAACTCATATTTTCATAAAGGACCATATTTAGACAAATAAATTAGCCAATGCGAATTTCTTGTTGTTGATAATGAATATGGTGGTACTCTCATCCTATTTGTCCTTTTGAAAATTTTATGAAGAATATGTTAGACATGTCCAAATataaattttgttaattttttgatGAGTAAAGGTTATTTTTTCCATATTCTCTctctatttttccttttttattcaaaaacttgTCTTTATTAAAAATTTGTGTTTTAGTTGTTATAATTatctttaattttgtttttagtttctATCTAATTATCTTTAAGGATTTAAAAcatgaaattttataaattagacACTATAAAGTAATACCAAAAAAAACTTATTCGAAAAGAAAATTAACAACTTAGGCAATACTATGTCCATTATTTCTATTCTGCCAATATTCATCTTCCCAAACTTCTACTTGTCTTGTTGAATTAGCTTTTCTCTCTAAAATTTCTTGTATGGTCAAAGAATCATATGGAGGAAGAATGGTGCATGGATTTGAATCACTAGGAGACATAACCATTGACTCTTCCATGAACTTCCTATGTGTACCATCATAATCACATGCCATTGTTTCTGAGCAAAGTTCCTCAGCTCCTTGAGGTATAGTTGGTTTGAATCTCAAAAGCTTTGCATATCCATTAAGAAGATGGAACATGTAATCATATATATTGTTCATGGCTAAGTCCTCTTGCATGAATTTGCTAGCAGCTTTTCCTATTGCTTGTGCCTGATAGGtaaattttacaaaatataatATGTTTGATGTAATGCAAAATAAATACAATGaaagaaataatttaattttttttttatatataaatcacATATCTTCTACGCACAACAGCAGAAACCAATCCCTCAATGAAAGAGAGATACCTTATCGGTATAATTGTTGCCCCATTCCACAGCAAATTTAAGAGAGGTGCATTTAGTATTGTCTCTAATGGGCCAATAGTGTTGCAATGGAACCATGCCTCTCATGAAAAAATCATAGTAATTGGGTCTTACATATAATGTCATGGAATCACATGCCAAAATGTATTTTTCACTCACTGACCAAGCAATTCCTTCTATGTATATCTTGTACCTATACAAAACCATCAATGCACATATCATCACTCTCTCCAACATTGACCAgaaaaaaatatgtaaattaaCATTGAATCTCTAGCAAAAGATATATTTGTATTACCTATGGGTACATTGATTTGCTAAGTTGGATTCTTTGTAACCTTCGTTGGTTTCTTTAGCCCAATCCTTGACACAAACATAAATACAATGAGTTAATATTCCTTTGATGTGAATTGGAAGAAAAACATATTGCAAAAATGACTGAAAAATACTTGTATGTATATGTGATTCTTCCAATCATTCTCTGATGAAACATTGCATGTCAGAAGATCATTCCTAGTTGCAGCAACAGTAGGGTTCCCTTTCCAATAAGCATAAGGTACTCTATCCTTCCACTTGATCCTTTTGTTTCCTTCTTTTATATCTTTCATGATTCCATTCCATGGCTTTATATTTATCTCAGCCctattcaaatattattattacttaaacattgctttaaaaatataataaaggaaGAAGTGAAGTTAATTTCGCACTTACCATCCCCAAAAAGACCAATCAGGAAAAACGATATCCAAACTCGATTGATCAGAACAATATCCAAACAAAGGCGGCGGCGAAGCATTTGGGCCTTGAAACTCATCCGACCGAATAACAGGTCTATCTTCGCAATCGAACATTAGTTCTAAATCAGGTATCTTGCCAGGATACAACCTTAATAGTTGCACAATACTCCACAAAGTGAACACATCTCTTGTGTGAAAAGATTTCATATACTTCTCTACATATAGTTTTCCGTCCACAATCACAGCCTTAAAGTTTGCTGTTCTTCTTCCTCCTTCCAGCATTTCTCTTGTGATCCCTATATCTTTCCATGGCTTTAGATCTTCATGGATCCATCTAAAGTATGAGGGACAAACATGGCTATTTTGATTTGTTGGGTAATGTTTTGTAGGGTAGTAGTCTCTTGGACATGTTTGTTTCTCAGTCTTGTTCCCTTTGGTGCATCTAAGTGGATACTCTTGTTCTTTGTGTATGTTTGTGTGGATGGATGAAGGGTTTTTATTTCGAACAAAATCACCTGAAAATATATACTTAAAAAATAATTGCCAAATTAGTTTCTTGTTAAAATACAGTTTTATAAACAGTGCAAGAAGAATGATATTTTGTTTTCCAAAATTGCATGCTGTATGATTATGCATGAAACTCACATTATTGGAAGGTGCAAAATAACAAAAAGCGGCTACTAAGCATAAAACAGCAACCACAGTGGTGGTAACTGCTGCAACTTTTGCTTCCTTGGAGAACCTCTTCTTATGATTAGATTTAGAACCTCTTCGAAATAGTTTGAGATATGTTTTagtgtacttgttcatgtttgagTTCAATCAATCTAGCTTCTCTAATTCTTGTGTGTTGCTGTTATTATCTATGAGAGACTTATATATGCATGAGAAACTCGAAAATTAAATAGGACAAAGGGTGTTGAAAGAGAGAGGAGTTATGGATGTAAAATGAATATGGTCCCTCTATTCTTAGAGTTTTATTGTTCTTAGTTTAAGTCCACTAAGTTTGGGTGGGTGAGTCTAGTCTATGGAGGTGACTTATTCAAAACAATTTAGGTCTAGTTAATAAACTAATTGATAATTGATAACAAATAAGTTAATTTGTTGAATTTGTAGTGtttcataaaatttaaatttaattacacttttaaatttaaacaattttattCTCCTCATATTTTTTTACTTCAAATTAATGACAAgttcatttttaaatgatttgtCATTTGTGAAACGTATCTTTTAGAAGTTAAGAGATGAAAAATATATGAGACATGTCGATACAAATTGATATCTCATCACTTTTTTActggaaaaaaaaaaaagttagaaggAGACCAACAATAtttaaatttagggttaaatatgttttggttcttacaaaataattaaatttgacttttagtctttataaaaaaaaaatcatgttttagtGGAAATAGATCACCTCCAGCAATCTTCCAGCTGCCCATCTCTCCTGTGTGATACCTGGCCGTTGGATTAAATCTAACGGTTTGATCTTTTCAATTATTTAATGCAAATCTTTTGCTTTCTGTTATTGGATAAATCAGAAGGTTAAAATTAAGGCAGAAGGGGCTGGAGGAAGAAAATAGCAGTAGAGGATCCAGATCCATGTTTTAGTCTCTACACAATTatttatgcacgtagttttagttttTATAGAAGGACGAAAACGTCacgcaaaaataattttataataaggattaaaatatgacattttttattgggattaaaagtcaaaattgagatatttataaggacaaaaaacatatttaacccttaaatttaaaatagaaattttAGTTTCGTGAATGAGGTAAAATTAGAGATCAAAATTATAGGTGTATCTAAGATCTCTTGCGTAAAGTGGACTAATATTTGTAAACATAAGAAGAAAGGTGGTCTTGGTATTCAGGATTTCTGTTTGGTTAATTTGGCCCTTTTGAACAAGTGACACTGACAACTTATCTCGGGTGCATTGGCTCTTACATGTAATATTTATTTGCAAGATATAGTGTCCTTACTATTTCCTCCTTTATGGAAGGTACATCTTCCATCTTTCATCCGACATCTTCTTGGTGGGAAGGTGTGTCCCTCCTTGAGTCCAAAACTAAGGAGTCTTGTCATTGGGTTTATGGCCAACCTTCATAAGAAAATGGGAACTGGCCTTCTTAGTTCTTTCTGGAATGATTTTGGATTGAGACCACTCCTCTCAGACTCAGGTTCCCTAGGCTCTTTACTATCTCTAATTAGTAGGCTCGGCCCATATGAAAGAGTAGCGTGTTGAGAATGGGACTTTGTTTTGGGATCTGAGGTGGAGGAAAAAATTTCTTTTTGATTGTGAGCATGAGATGATTGTCAACTTCCTATTCTTTGGATATTGATAACTGGAGGTGGCACCATTCTTAGGACACTGTTTTTTCAATTATTGCGGCATATTATGACCTCCTTAAGAATGATTTTCTATGTGATCTTTAGATTAATCATGTGGACTTGGTTCTTCCTCTCATTTAAGGTAGTTAGACCCCCTTCTAAAGTGGTTGTGTTCTcttgaaaacttcttcaaaataaggttccTACCAGAGAGAACATGCTTATACGAAGGATCCTACTGAATCTTGAAGAATTTTCTTGTCTAGTGTGTAGGGCACTCGATTCAACTTTTCATATGTTTGTGACCTATAGGATGAAGAGGTCCATCTAGTATAGGGTTTTTAGATGTTTGCGGATGTTTTTTGCTCTTCCTATGGATCTTTAGTATTTTTTTCTAAATGTTTATTCCACTAAAAGGTGTATCTTAGATTAGGGGTGCTCTTTTATGATATGGAACTCAATTGCATGGTCACTATAGAATTTTCATAATGATATTGTGCTTTCAGGTTCTTCTACTACTCTAAAGGATGTGGAAGAAAAGAATATTTTCTTAGTATGAAAAATGGTATCTTGTTAGGTCAACAATGATCAATCTTGATGAATCCAGGATCATCATCAATGTGGGAAGCGCGTGCGACATTATGTATGCATAAATTTTTAGAAGCTTGGACTAAAAAGAGAGAAGATATCGTCGTACAAGAGATCTGACCTACATGCCTTCAACGACACTATAATTCGAACTTGGGGATATATAATGTCGATAATAACCTTGGAAGAAGGGAGAGATACCAGGGCGGTGGACATGCAATTCCTAGTGATTCCATGTAAAAGGGTTTACAATTGCATCCTAGAAAGACCTTTCCTAACAATGTTGGACGTGGTGGCCTCTCTGGTCCACCTCAAATTAAAGTATCACAGTATCCATTATGAGTCGGTAACAATCTACGCCCACTTGTCTGGAGCATGAAGGATAAATAAAGCCTTGAAACACTATcaaaaaaagaaagacaaagagaaGTCAACGCAGATCAATGTAGCCTCTTCAATAAGCACCCAGAAAGGGTGCATCTTCCATTACCTTATACTCATGTAGTActatctttttcaaaataaatgaaTATAGTTTCACTAAATTCTCTTCTTTATGATTGTAAATGATATGCACAAATCAGACGTGTTGTCGCaaattgataacacgattttatatcgcatatttagcttaaaatccataagtattattagcattttcttttaattttattgttttattatgatattacacgAGTATTTGCGATGTTTCAGGTTTTGAGTTCATATCGAGACTATctgtgaaaagaagaagaaatggagctaaaatcattattatttattcttaaaaGATGAAAGAGAGGTGTTGGAGTAATAAAGGGGTGTAAAAGAAGACCCAATTATGCAAGGATGCAGGCCCAGCCCGCGAAGGAGCCAAACATGACCACTTCAGCACGTGGAGACGCCCATCTCCAACGTCTCCCTGCTACGTCACCaataggagacgcccgtctcccacCTTCCCTAaagattctccacttgagacgcatgTCTCAAGTCCGTTACTTGGtctccccaaaaagtggagacgtgcgtctccgagtcCTAAGTTAAGAAGTCCCTATCTTCAAAAAAACGTAGACTGCAGAACCTCACCTATAAAAGGAGGCTGATACTTCAGTTCTCCGGGTCCGAAAttttgctaacgaagtgctgccaaaTTCGTTTCTCAAGCATTTTATTTTTCTCCGCATTTTATTCATTTGCTTACTTTTTCtcataacaatttctacaccggaaattgttgtgaaccttttatagatctagccttacgttagatttatttttattttctttgcctTTAAATTTTACGCctaataatttctgaagaacgatccagccgatCTGTGGCGGAAGTTCGAGTACTCCAAGATCCAGATATATTTCAGATTAATTTTATTcaagttatttatttattgcctttatattatttaattgcatgatatattgtatgcctttTAATATGCCTTTCATTATAAACCGAacaaatttatgcatgtttaaccgtatcaatatgtttggctaattaattaagatatcggtatgtaaagtaagttaaccgtgggatccgaaataaattggcttaattatgttttattaaatatcactgtttttggttttatgtctaatttaattaataaagtcTTAAAAttaatagagcgagagtttgaggttttaaggccgactaaggttaaaatcaatagagcgagagtttgagattcttaactggatagtagacataagacattagttttaaggatggcgaaagcgtattaaaactaattagatattatttactttcaaaaaatatttttaaacccgacgcgggatggcaaaagcgtacgttagggaatactagcatgaaccgag
Proteins encoded:
- the LOC131635781 gene encoding uncharacterized protein LOC131635781: MNKYTKTYLKLFRRGSKSNHKKRFSKEAKVAAVTTTVVAVLCLVAAFCYFAPSNNYIFSGDFVRNKNPSSIHTNIHKEQEYPLRCTKGNKTEKQTCPRDYYPTKHYPTNQNSHVCPSYFRWIHEDLKPWKDIGITREMLEGGRRTANFKAVIVDGKLYVEKYMKSFHTRDVFTLWSIVQLLRLYPGKIPDLELMFDCEDRPVIRSDEFQGPNASPPPLFGYCSDQSSLDIVFPDWSFWGWAEINIKPWNGIMKDIKEGNKRIKWKDRVPYAYWKGNPTVAATRNDLLTCNVSSENDWKNHIYIQDWAKETNEGYKESNLANQCTHRYKIYIEGIAWSVSEKYILACDSMTLYVRPNYYDFFMRGMVPLQHYWPIRDNTKCTSLKFAVEWGNNYTDKAQAIGKAASKFMQEDLAMNNIYDYMFHLLNGYAKLLRFKPTIPQGAEELCSETMACDYDGTHRKFMEESMVMSPSDSNPCTILPPYDSLTIQEILERKANSTRQVEVWEDEYWQNRNNGHSIA